A segment of the Bacteroidota bacterium genome:
AAAACACATTACCGAGCGGGCGCAGCAAAATACCTCTACTCAGAAAGTAAGTGGTGATTTTTTCAGAAACGTTGTTCAAATAATGCGTGTGTTCTTCAGTATTCAATTCAAAGGCCAGTATAGTTCCGCATTGCCTTACATCTTTGAGCTTATCATTCGATTTAATCTTTGATAAGAAACCGGCATGTAATTGTGCTATACGCTTTATACTATCAAATGTCTCCTCCTTCTCCATTAAGTCTAAGCTCGCTAAGGCAGCCGAACAAGCAGTTGGATTAGCCGTGTAACTATGTCCGTGAAAAAACGTTTTTGTTTTATCCTCGGAAATAAATCCTTTATAAATAAACTCCGCGCATGAAGTAACACCTAAAGGCATGTAACCTCCGGTTAATCCTTTTGATAAACAAATAATGTCGGGTTTGTTTTGTAAATAATCACTCGCAAAAAACTTTCCTGTTCTTCCAAAGCCAGTCATTACTTCATCTGCAATGGTGATTACTTTATTTAATTTACATAAGGCTAAAAGACGATCGAGATATTGCGCTTCATACATAACCATTCCTGCAGCACCCTGAACCAATGGCTCAAATATAAACGCGGCTACAGAATGATTCTGAAAAAGTGTAGTGAGTTGTCGCTCAATGTTGATTATATTTCCTTCATTCGGAATTGGAACATGCACCACATCAAATAACAATTTCTCGAAGGCATTATTAAACACATTTCTTTCTCCTACACTCATACCTCCAAATGTATCGCCATGATAAGCGTTTTCGAAAGCGATAAACAAAGGCTTTTCTTCACCTTGATTATTCCAAAACTGAAGTGCCATTTTGAGCGCCACCTCAACAGCTGTTGAACCGTTATCGGAATAAAATATTTTATTTTGATTGGAAGGAAGTTGCTTTAATAAGCGTTCAGCCAAATCA
Coding sequences within it:
- the bioA gene encoding adenosylmethionine--8-amino-7-oxononanoate transaminase gives rise to the protein MNLSEKDKAFVWHPFTHLKNADEPIVVERAKGLYYYDVNGNKYMDAISSWWVNLHGHSHPYISQKVAEQVNHMEHVMFSGFTHKPAVDLAERLLKQLPSNQNKIFYSDNGSTAVEVALKMALQFWNNQGEEKPLFIAFENAYHGDTFGGMSVGERNVFNNAFEKLLFDVVHVPIPNEGNIINIERQLTTLFQNHSVAAFIFEPLVQGAAGMVMYEAQYLDRLLALCKLNKVITIADEVMTGFGRTGKFFASDYLQNKPDIICLSKGLTGGYMPLGVTSCAEFIYKGFISEDKTKTFFHGHSYTANPTACSAALASLDLMEKEETFDSIKRIAQLHAGFLSKIKSNDKLKDVRQCGTILAFELNTEEHTHYLNNVSEKITTYFLSRGILLRPLGNVFYLIPPYCVTDDELKEIYSAIEDFLAS